TTCAGATGGAAAAGGTGGTTGGAGACTCACTGGCAGCTGGAAGGCCCACCATGGATCCGTGTGGAAGGTGACATGGGCCCACCCGGAGTTTGGACAGGTGCTGGCTACATGCTCCTTTGACAGAACTGCTGCCATTTGGGAGGAAGTCGGTaagaacaatataatttttaaatttgacatgaaaaaatacctgtgaatgtctaatttctgaataaaggCAAAACTAGCTTCTACTGGTGACTTCACATGCATGTAAAAACTCTGTTTATCCTATTCTGAATGAATTTTAGAAAATCCTCCAACTAGCTAACtcgtattaataataataataataaaaatttgtttattcagaCCATAAGTCcattttttgttagtaacaatCAAACCTTAACCTATTGTTAGtaactacaaataaaacatccATCAGTCACTGCTGCCCAGTTCCGTGTGAGACTGCGCAACAGCGACCGATGTACACACAGTCCATTCTGCTGGCCACCATACTCAGGATGCTGTTGGTGCTGGCCCGCATCCTGCGCACCAGGGATGCACACCGCTTCCGCATAGTAGCGTAGAAGCAATCTACTTTCGCTTCTGCAAACACTAGTACtagttatttaaatcaatgttttcttatttcaCAGGAGACACAAACGCTATGGGCTCAGAGAAAGGTCTTCGAACATGGGTAAAGAGGTCCAATCTAGTGGACTCAAGGACGTCAGTGACCGACGTCAAGTTTGGTCCAAAACATCTAGGTCTTCTTCTAGTCACTTGCTCAGCAGATGGTATAATAAGGTAAGCATCTCATGAAACTAGGGCAATGGTCCCATAATGGGATGGACCTGTCTGAAACTTGCACTGTCCCAAaccagtaaataataaaaactataatgaaCTAGCCTTTGTGGCTTAGCCTGCAGAGTGTCGTTCCTAGGTTCAAATCCTTCAACTATATTTAGGAGCAgtctttattaaataagttggtattattattacttttggAGGCACATGTGTGAGCACCAGACGGATGATGCAGTCCTCCCGTACTGGGACCATTTCACTCAGAAGTATGTTGGCAACCGGCtaccagatattttttttttttatgcttttGTCTTGATTCTTTATGATCAAGCAATTAAAAGTCAGTCAGCATGAAGATTTTGTTTACTGTACAATAGTTGAAAAACATTATACAAATAGTCAATTTAAACTAGTAATTGATTgtactatattttcatttctagGATATATGAAGCCCCGGATGTGATGAATCTAGCGCAATGGACACTACAGCATGAGATCCCCACCAAAGTGTCCATCAGTTGTCTCTCATGGAACCCATCACTTTCAAAGTATGTATAACAGACAACTCTACACTGCCTAGGGATTGCAATCTGGTCCAGCGGATCTGGGATCCGGTAATCATGTTTTTGAACCATcagccaaaatatttttttttatctcttaaTATGATtccatttagaaaaaaaaatttagcaCTTCCAAATGGAGAAATTCtgtatcaaacaaaatatatatttccggCTGTAAcactttaaagcaaaaaataagttaattttatttcagttgttatttgtttctttgtagttaatttttttttttcagggtAAACCCTCCAATGCTGGCAGTCGGCAGTGACGAACCCAACACAACGAATGCAGTCGTCAGTGTACAGACGGACAAAAGCACAGCTTGCAATggaaaagtttttatatatgagTAAGTATTTAGAAGGTTAATGGTTTACATTGTTCAAGACAACGCCTGATAGATTTAAATAGcaagaaacttaaaatatttataataatttaactacctgcatatttttattatatccttGTCATTTCTACATTCGCAAGTGAACCCACGTATTGTGCTCAGAAccaaaaattcattaaaaccAAGCTAATTTCGAGTTTCgagtttcaattcaaattccaTTGTGTCCACTATGAGACATAAATATTGGCAAACTTATCTGGCTTGTTGAGGGTGTCGCATCAGAAATTTTgacaacaaaattacatttaaaaatgacattctGTGCCAATTCTAATATCTCTCATTGTTCGTTCCCGGTGACATTTGAATTGAAGCTGCAatgcgaagcccggggtcaatgtaaaaaaaattaaatttcgatgaaattaagtatagtgttaaaatttataaaaaacgctactagttttttatatatttattattttatatcctaTACGAGCGAAAcagttaataaattttaaaaaatcaaaataaatctttaaagtGATAATTTCTTATTACCAGATACAGTGAATCGTCGCGACGCTGGACACGAACGGAAGTCCTGTCTGGAGTGCAGGAGCCGGTCAATGACCTCTCGTTCGCGCCCAACCTCGGCCGCGCCTTCCACCTGCTGGCCGTCGCTACCAAGGACGTCAGGATCATCAAGATTGAGCCTGTGTGAGTCATATGTTATGTTTTGCTAACTCTGGTGCTACTCCTTCATGTTTCTGATTGCCTGGTAGTCACAATCTGTTCCACGTGCTGGCCGTCGCCACCAAGGACGTCAGGATATCAAAATTGAGTCTTTGTGAGTCATGTTTTACTAACTTTGATGATCTTTGACGTCCTCAATGTTTCTGAGTGCCTGGTACTTAATGACTTACATGACTATAATATCGATAAGCTTATAtcctaaaataacaaatgtcaGATCCATCCCTATATGTTTTACCGTTCAATTTCGTAATTAATGCCTTCTTCAGTAAATGTTCTTCTCTCATCACGTGACCAAACCAACTCAGTCAGccgaatcttaaaattttaaagatttacgCAAAGACTTTAGTAAGTTCTTAGGCAATTCAATATAGTTTGTTTCTCCTTCTCTCTTACTAAAGTAAAGGGAGAAGGAAAAACAAACTAAATTGAATTGTCTAAGAACTCGATTgaattacattgtttttatgttagtGACACAAATGCGTCAAACAACGGTTGTGGGGTGCGCTTCAAGACAGAAGTGTTGGCGGCATTCGAAGAACACTACTCGTGTGTGTGGAGAGTCTCGTGGAATGTCACCGGCACCTTGCTGGCTTCCTCGGGCGACGACTGCTGCGTGCGCTTGTGGAAAAGTGAGTCTTATTCTCTTAGACGTAACGGTCAATATTGCGCAATTTGTGTGATAGGATTCCTTCTTGATTCTCTTGCTTTCCTGGTATTTACGCGGTAGCAACGACGCTAATTTGTTtctaatgataattatttcacACTTACTAACCTTCCTAGAGTGATAACTACTTGTCCGGTTATAGAAAAGTAAATCTTATTCTCTGAGTCGTAACGCTCGATGTAGCGCATCATAAGTGTCAAGGGCGTTCTATCCGCTAAATTGTATCCTTTAACTTCTCGATGTCTCGTGTTTGCCTGGTACCCGTGCAGCGCAATCGATTCGTCACTAGTTAGCGCCACTGTCGAGCCTTGAATAAGAACTTTATGCTCGCGTCCCTTAGCGGCGAATTCAATCTCATCTCAACCAAAAAACGggacgtaaaaataaaatattttttccggTTCCAGTGCAATACCTAAACCAGTGGAAGTGCGTAGCTGTGTTCAAGAATGAGTCGCTGCCCGGGGCAAGCGCGGGGGGCGCCCCCCGCCCGCACACCACGTACGTCCGCATGGCCGCCATCGCCAACCCCGCGCACATGCCGCAGTACTGAGGTGAGTGCAGAGTGCAGCACCCGCTCGGCTGGCCGGCCGCGGGATGGGTCCTCACAACAATCCCTCATCCACACCCAATACTTCATTCATTTCAAACGTTTGTCACCCATAATTCTATATAGATAAGTTAAGCCTGTATGTATTTCTAgatcttgaataaaatataaaaatattaatatatcactctattattatttagcttgcatctataacaaatatagaaaattgcgtccaaaaacatatttgacaTCGTCGTTGCGTGTAACATTACAATCTTTTTATTCGCTTAAGATTACAATtaaggtaacaaaaaaaaagaatttcaacAAAGTTTGTAAAGCTTCtaaaattgtgacgtcacttcaTCGGGGCAGTTCTGCGTAGCCTCTGCAGGTGCGGAGTAGTGTCCTTCGCTCGAGACGTGAACCAGCCCACCTGGGGAATAACATCGTAATGTATCCGGTTCGAAGGACCAAATCTTAGACACAGTACTGGCGTAAGTGGACGGCACGAGATTATgacaactaaaattatttagaaattattccTTCACAGCCACTTTATAACatcaagttttaaattaatgtatagtACAtctaaagctacaaactactggcgtttcgaaacgaccacggctgagaaaaaatgccgaaagaaactcatttaaacagtgttggtccctatcattccagaagggcttaccattcaCATTACAGTAGACCAAATCTATTATacgatgtcgtacaaggcgactaagggacacatagccttaaTAGCGTATCAGCTGTGTTTGCCTATCggtaacaatagtattccGAAAGAAAATTGTCGTcaatatcttcaaaatttaatgatttattttttacgcgagTTCTGGGCTTTGGGGCAAAAGTTCCGAATGTAACCTTGAACACGCGAAAAgcgagagagagggagagagagagagagagagagagagagataagaTGCAAGCACTCTGATGAGACACTCACCGGCATAGCCCTTTCGCTTTTACAATGACTGTTAGATGACGAATGTGGGCTGACTATGTTcctgcaaaaatatatatataataatcaactaGACCGTACTTTCCAACACACTTACTTTTAGACTACACACTAGTGTTGTCACTCGATAATCGACTATCGATAGCGTTACCGTACTTTCCAGTGACAGTACAGTGTTGTCACTCGATAATCGACTATCAATAGCGTTTCTATGCCACTCGATAGTCGAGGTATAactatagggtactttttcttataacagagggtactttttatctcgaaatccccacgggagcgaagccccgggacggaGCTAGGACATATAAGTGTATAGTATTCGTAACCATgcgttataatattattttttacgtcagGAGTTGAAATTAGAAATTGGACCCTAAGGCAATGGGATTAGGGGTGAATTTTAACTGTCTATCagattgttttgtattatttatttcaataaataagcaTGCTgcttacccgagcgaagctcgCTTGATGGTAGTCGCGTTGTTCTGTAGAAGTATTCTAGGAGGAGGGACTACGGGGCCTGTGGCTCTCCAACTGTcgaataaacaatacaaattaaacttatcatttcatctttttttctttagattgtaaagaaaaaataaaactgttgaatatttgctagtagtttgtagcttcaACATCTTTTTAAATCGTTGACGACGTTTcgcactgctgggcaaaggtctcccatttatttttccacacATCTCGGTCAAGGCAAAGTCTGGTCACGCTCAAAAATTTGTTGAGGTCATCCCGCCACTGTCTGCTTCTACAGAGTATGAAATTACCTTGAAAATTACCACAAAATTCCAAAGCGTTGAGCCAAGCAACAATTGTCTTCATAGTCTTATCcctcacggctgagggtcgtggttcttacgtggaatgaaacacacacaacaactttcattGACATGATTAATGAAGTgctttgccattgccttcaaccagtgtgcaggtttcctcacgatgtttttcttcaccggaaggaAGTGGTGatcgataaaaactactacacatgagtcagattggtaaacccatatggcatgagtaggattcgcacctggaacctttcggttcacacgCGGTCGTCGTaacaattacaccaccaccgcttgcAAAAATGACCAAAGGTGGTCAAATGCGCAAAATGGCGATAGCGTACCTGGGCAACCCGTCGCCGGCCCTGCGGTAGAAGTCGGCGCGGCGCGCGGGCGCCCGTCGCTCGTCGTCCGGCGGCCGCGCGCTCGAGCGCGTGAACCGCCGCGCGTTCTTCTGCTCACTCAGGTCTATGCTCGAGTGCTCCGTGATGCTCGGCAGCCGCGAATCGAACCCACAGTCCCCGTTATCATAACTGGTCACTGGTTTCTTCTCGTACGATGCGCTCGTCGGCCTGCTCAGCGTCGGCGGCCGTCTGACCGCTTGCTCTTGAATCTTGACTGGTTTAGGCGATACTGTCGGGATCCGATTGATAGTCTTCGGCGGCTCCAATTTAGGCTTTATCGCGGTTTTGGGTGGGGACGTGCTGCGGCGGACGATGGGCTTCGAGATCGGAAGGGCGACGGAGTGGTCCCTGGCCTGGTACTCTGGGGGGGACGCGGGCCGCGGCTCCATCATGTTGGCCGACCACAGCAGGTCCCCTGGCACCTGCGTCTGGTGTAGGTGCGTCTTGATGTTGTAGATGCCCGCGATCGCGCCGAATGGGTCAGCTTTTACCTCGGCCACCACGTCTATGACCGAACGGCCGCTCAGCTCAGCTATTTGCTTGAATATCTGCATCGTaaatcattgttattttttattttatattagtattaagTAAGATAAACCTGTGTAATAAATAGTGAAAACCCATGTAACAATCAAGGTTAGAGACTCATTTAGtgagatttttgttttatactagaggctctcttaacgcgatccattttacgacctaaactgaactgcatcgcaaattcgtaccctcgacttaattttagtatgaatgcgattcattttaggttcctaaattgaactgagttgcattcgaatcgttctgtaaaagttgatggtaggcctgctgttCCGGCTTCGCCCGAGTAATAACAATGcataccttcctcaggaatctgAACACTATTGGTGAATACCTTTAGTTCTAGACAGACAGGCGCGGCAGAGGACTGgattgtaatatgtaaggaaatgataaaaaattactaccTTCTTATTAGTCTAAACGCTAACTAGTCACTTTATCTAACATCAATATTGTCCGAGCAGAGAGGTAGTCATTTTGAGATTTAGTCAAATATCTAGACTTACTGACAACCTAGTCTTATTGTCATGAAGCTTTTAACCCAAAACCCTTGAGGTCTCCATGGTCTCCTAATATATCCAAAAGAAAGGTCACTCACCTCCCTGTTGGCCTTGGGGTCGACGGCGCCCAGCGGATGTGTCTTCATCCGCATGCCTGGCTTCTTTATCCAGCGATGTCGCGCCGCCTCCTCAATCTTCATGCGCTGGTCCACGTCCGGATCCAACAACTGCTGGATAAACGTCTTGCACTCTGGAAACGCACGATATTGATGCATCTATCAGTTTATCATgaaggttgactggtagagaatgcttttaataattataattatatttcggactgaataatacattttagtaaAGGAACCTGGTTCCAGCGTTTAAGTATGGGCTCATCGACCCTGCCAGCAATAACAGAGAGGCTATTTGGAGCTAGCATCCACTCTCACTATCAGGGTGGCACACCTCACGCTTCATCAGAGCCTGGTTTCTTCcacagccattgagcgtcggagcccatggtgtttttctactttttcgtctccaatTTGCACGGTCGtgggcatccctagttgtcagatgATAAGCGGTCACCAGTGTATAAATCGGTGGTAGTCCAGTGGTTAATACgaaaaggtctcaggttcgaatacCATTCGTGCCACACGtgaatctgactcatatattatatagttttaataggCCACTTAGCTTCTGGTGGATGGAGTATCGAGAAAACCCTGTACTATTGATGATTTATCATCAAACCACatcacttaattattttagtaaattttttttaatgaacataaatttaatttaaaaaaaactttttttttttgcaggtAACAAAAACCAATTGAGCCAAGTCAACATGTTAAGGACTGAACAaggttttatttgtaaatatatttaatttaagaaactaATGATTGAAGCTGTACGGTATGTGTTTCCGCCATTTCAGTTCTTGCTATTGATCAGTTACATTTgttaaaactcaaaaatagataataatcaTCTCAGCGACAAGATAATGTCTTATCTGCCATATCatcattttgtaacaataatttcGAAGtgacttaaaattattgtcctgatttattaattttgtaaattctaCATGAGGATTTGTCTTCAAACAACGttttcgtaataaattattttttacaaagtcTTGAAGTTTTAACTGAgtcgataaatttatttccttgCGACTCTCATTATACAGTCTCTTTAAAGAATCcactatagaaatattttaatatcactaTAACATTGgaaatttgtgtaaaaaataaaatatacaataatatctCAATAATTAATTGCCACCACCATGATAATTAAATGCCACATTAATCAGTTTTATTGAATACacgatttatatatatttttttttattctcattaaatgctttttaactCCAAAATCCGTAacgtcacaatacattacTATCATACAAGCTCcgtatacatttttgtttttgacattagaaaatatCTGATTGGACATGATGACTACTACAcaataggctagttgacaaatttttgttttaatgactattcgaaggcccctatattaattgaaacatctgtgtaaaaattactgtgataatgacaatgcttatgaccaaaataaaatcacacatttttggactcgtccaaacgctccatactaaatcaTGTcgagtgacgtcacaacgtgctaaAATGTTCGCTGAGAAatctatgtttgttcgacagctacattaaatattacgtttatggtgatgacttcttaataaaagttgttataaacttatttcataCTCTTTGAAAATGGACATTCCAACCtttaaacttttgtatttagatccagctgcattgttacagtctatgaattatcataatgatcctaaatatatctattttatctagattatacacattttttacaattttccgGTCTTGTCAACTACCTACCCAATTAGAAAGATAGTTTACCGGCGGACACGCAGGCGAGCGCGGCGCGCTGTTTCCTGGTGAAGCCGCGCGCGATGGCGGCGCGCAGCTGCGGCCGCGACTTGCCGTCGCCGCTGTCGCCGCCCGTGAACGGCAGCCCGCCCGTCACCATCCCGTAAACTATTACGCCTCTGCCGGCGaggacaaaattaaaaaaataataatattttacttgctgtcgcccgcggcttcgcccgcgtaaactTTCCACGACGGTAaacttagtttaaatatttttttttgacgtcaaaacgtgatgtatatcatcctatattgaataaaaaattttgaatttgaacgagaacagttattttaacaatgattcttaaaataaaactagttgtgcgccgcgaacttagacctcgccaacacaattttttttttacaaaattgtgaatatctcaaaattcgaTATCACCCATTTTGTTGCCccccacaaacttaaaaatctattgacaGATTTTACACACCTTTTAAATTGCaacaaaatcagaccaacgatTCGAGTGTTATCGCGTTCCagaatatcatcatcatttgcCTTACCTTGTCCCATCATCTGGGGTCGCCGCAAAATGGTCTGTTCCCTCCACAATTCGCGttccaaaatatattgtatattgttttgatatatTGATTTGTATATATACCCCAAGTTAATTTGTAGACGTCGCTCGCTTTAATCGCTCCGTCAAAAATTACCAATCTTATTCAAGAAATTCGTGTAAACACACATGCTCCACAGATCGACTTCGGGCCCGTACCGCCGGCCGTCGACAAACAACTCCGGCGCAGCGTACTCCAGCGACCCACACGGCGTCCGCAGCGCAGCGCCGGCGCTCCAGACATTCGAAAGACCAAAatctgaattaaaaaaaaaaaaaaaacaaattgagaCTGGTTTGAACTTTTTAGGTACTATCTCTATACCAACTATACTACTAAAAACAGTATACTGTTTTTCACTAAATGATACTTTTTACTGTTGAACATAAACGTTGACGctcacatatattttaaaaaaatgttagtggCGCTCAGTCTCAGTGACCgaacaacataaaataaaatactgaaatttttctaaaataatgttttgctTCTCAGACCTAATACTTTATttctgttaaaaaaaagttggcAACCCTATCTATGCCCCAAACTCCCCTTTTTGCACGGTTAAAGTTAGCGATCCCTAGGCTTCGACTCTCACCGAGGTTatcaatgttataaaatagtatgGATGTGATAATGTGTGTGTGATACAAGATGGGCTTTTAGATAACAGATCGTGTGACAAACAGACAGTACAAATGATACTTGCCAACAATTTTGATGTACTGCTTGGAGCTATCCAACATTATATTCTCCATCTTAAGGTCCCTGtgaaaaaaggtattttatattaagtaaggtatgtaaaaagtacttttgtttcgtgttttcaaaaatccagaattatatttgtgacacttatttcagttttttaaaCCTGTTTTGCTCTTAACCACGAAAATGTAAGAGGTATGTACTTCTgtgtcaaccctccttgggaatgctattgttgtctatcagctgtctAGGCCATGAGTCCCTTAGTCACTTCCCGCGGGAGGgcgtcctattctagggcggaaccacaccaCCAAAAATGTTCCCTACAGTATTTGTGGCATGTCTCACCGATGTACAACGCCCCGGGAATGCATATGTCTGACAGCTGAGACCAGCTGGGCGGCGAGGGAGCGGGCGCGGGCCTCCGGCAGCCCCCGGGCGCTGCCCCGGGCCGCCTGCGCCAGCACGTGCGTGCACAGGTCGCCGCCCCCCGCCGCCTCCATCACCACGTACAGTCGGGGGCCGTGCTACGGAAAATGCgacacattaataaaataaaagccaaGCTATTGTATAAATAGCTTGGCGGAGAAGGGATATGTTGAAACCAGCGAGGACATTATAGGAAAGGGACGTAATGGATCTCGaacgttaataataatttgtcaaGCTTTGGGtcaaagaaaaattgtataagTTGTGTAAGTGTGGACCATGGCCCCAGCTCGCCGATAGCACAGTATAACCAATTTTAGGGAAAAATTGGTTATACTGTGCCGATAGTATGTAGAagccaaacattattattattgtattccaTAGAGGCCTaacctgggctccgacgcacAAAGGCTGAGGAAaaaaccgagaaaacgctcaggtCTGCGCATGCTGgtctcaataaatattattatgagtaT
This genomic interval from Plodia interpunctella isolate USDA-ARS_2022_Savannah chromosome 18, ilPloInte3.2, whole genome shotgun sequence contains the following:
- the Nup44A gene encoding nucleoporin SEH1 — its product is MGELTVTNLFESQTIQADHKDLIHDVAYDFYGERMATCSSDQYVKVWDSDGKGGWRLTGSWKAHHGSVWKVTWAHPEFGQVLATCSFDRTAAIWEEVGDTNAMGSEKGLRTWVKRSNLVDSRTSVTDVKFGPKHLGLLLVTCSADGIIRIYEAPDVMNLAQWTLQHEIPTKVSISCLSWNPSLSKVNPPMLAVGSDEPNTTNAVVSVQTDKSTACNGKVFIYEYSESSRRWTRTEVLSGVQEPVNDLSFAPNLGRAFHLLAVATKDVRIIKIEPVDTNASNNGCGVRFKTEVLAAFEEHYSCVWRVSWNVTGTLLASSGDDCCVRLWKMQYLNQWKCVAVFKNESLPGASAGGAPRPHTTYVRMAAIANPAHMPQY
- the LOC128677702 gene encoding serine/threonine-protein kinase MARK2-like, producing MKSSNARSRNQVYSVGNYLMTGKVLGKGHFARVEEATHRIIGKKVAIKIIDLTCIKEEYARRNLHREPRVMAKLRHPCIAALYETMMHGPRLYVVMEAAGGGDLCTHVLAQAARGSARGLPEARARSLAAQLVSAVRHMHSRGVVHRDLKMENIMLDSSKQYIKIVDFGLSNVWSAGAALRTPCGSLEYAAPELFVDGRRYGPEVDLWSIGVIVYGMVTGGLPFTGGDSGDGKSRPQLRAAIARGFTRKQRAALACVSAECKTFIQQLLDPDVDQRMKIEEAARHRWIKKPGMRMKTHPLGAVDPKANREIFKQIAELSGRSVIDVVAEVKADPFGAIAGIYNIKTHLHQTQVPGDLLWSANMMEPRPASPPEYQARDHSVALPISKPIVRRSTSPPKTAIKPKLEPPKTINRIPTVSPKPVKIQEQAVRRPPTLSRPTSASYEKKPVTSYDNGDCGFDSRLPSITEHSSIDLSEQKNARRFTRSSARPPDDERRAPARRADFYRRAGDGLPSWRATGPVVPPPRILLQNNATTIKRASLGNIVSPHSSSNSHCKSERAMPVGWFTSRAKDTTPHLQRLRRTAPMK